Below is a genomic region from Cottoperca gobio unplaced genomic scaffold, fCotGob3.1 fCotGob3_340arrow_ctg1, whole genome shotgun sequence.
TTTTTGTCAGGATTTTCCTTATTATATGCATCAGTCGTCAGAATACCAAAGTGTCCCCTTTACTCCAACTTCAGTTCCTCTTCCTCGTGCTTCTTCTCAGGTCCGCCCCAGATGCTGCTGCCGCCCCCGGTGCTCCAGGAGCCCCCGGAGCAGATGGAGCCCCAGGCGGCGTTCCTCCCGGCCCACCCAACACCTCCAGCAACCGCAGGCTACAGCAGACACAGGCCCAAGTGGAGGAGGTGAGCTGGACCAGGCCAGAGTTTGACGTTACAtgcaatgcatcaataataaagcagtttaaatatgaaatatctgGACTGTGTATGCACTGTGCTTATAGTGGACCAGAGACAAACAAGCATGAACAACGGCTTTGTTGTTGCTCCTGTGTTCTGTGGAAAGGCCTGGTCTTATTAATATACAATAATTTAGCTTCGTGTCCTTTAACCACGCTTgtcatcctctctgtctctcctcacaAACCGCTGCCAAATGCTGTCTCATCCTCTCCGCGGTGGGTTAGGTGGTGGACATCATGCGGGTGAATGTGGACAAGGTTTTGGAAAGGGACCAGAAGCTTTCAGAGCTGGATGACAGAGCGGATGCTCTCCAAGCCGGAGCCTCTCAGTTTGAAAGCTGCGCCGCTCAGCTAAAGAACAAGTACTGGTGGAAGAACTGCAAGGTGGGcacattaaacatattgttGTTACTGAAATCAATGTGATGCCAGTCTGAATTAATAATATGCCTTAGTGTATGTGGTGCATAGAGATAGTATGTATACAGAGCTAGTAGTGCGAGTAAGGTCCTCAGAACTGTTCATGCTGAGGTGCACTGAGGCgaacacacactgtctgttcCGGGGATCCTGCTCTCCACACACTGATGTGTTAATGAGCTGCTGTGGGACACTGAGCAGATGCTTTGAGGGAAATAAAGTCTGTTATTGTACAGTTTTCCCTGCAGACTCGAGTGGATTAAATGTTTCGTTTTATAGTTCGGAtgtgtttcttttcagttttcagG
It encodes:
- the LOC115005682 gene encoding synaptobrevin-like; amino-acid sequence: MSAPDAAAAPGAPGAPGADGAPGGVPPGPPNTSSNRRLQQTQAQVEEVVDIMRVNVDKVLERDQKLSELDDRADALQAGASQFESCAAQLKNKYWWKNCKMMIMMGVIGVIVVGILFLYFFY